The DNA window GGGGCTTATTGATGCTTCTTGGGGTCTCTCAGCACGTGACAATCGAGTACGTATTTGGGAGAAATTAACCCAAGAAGAAAAGGAAAAAGTAGCCTATAGAATGGCAGTTTATGCCGCTCAAGTATATTCAGTTGATGAAAATATTGGCAAATTAACCTCTTATTTAAAAAGTGCTGGTAAACTTCAAAATACAATAATCTTTTTTCTATCTGATAATGGCGCCTGCGCAGAAGCATATGATGAGCTAGGCAGTAGAGAAGATAGATTTATAAATGACCCCAATTATAGTGGAGCGGTTTCATATGGTATTGGTTGGGCCAATGCTTCAAATACCCCTTTTTATGAATATAAAGTAAAAAGTTATGAAGGAGGAATATCGACCCCTCTTATTGTAAGCTACCCAAAGTTTACTAAAAATAATGGAAAAATTGTTAAAACAGTCGGGACTATTAGAGACATAATGCCTACCATTATAGAATTGACAGGCGCAAAATATCCAGAGACATTTCATAATGGTGAAGTCATATATAAATTAGAAGGGCAAAGTTTAGTGCCTACTATCATCAAAGGAAAACAAACGAATCAAGACTATTTATTTTGGGAGCATTCGGATTTTGGTGCCGTACGACATGGTGATTGGAAGTTGGTTTATGATAATATTAAAAAAACCAAAGCCTTGTTTAATTTAGCTACAGATCGCACAGAAACAACAAATCTAATTGAAAGTAATGCTGAATTAGCAAAAAAATTAGATGAAAAATGGCAACAGTGGGCCAATACACATTTTGTATATCCTAAAAAGATTAAAAAATAAATTAGTAGTAAATTATGAAATCTATACAGTTAAAGTCGCTAGGATTCTTATTTTTAATTGTCTCTCAATACGGACACAGTCAATCTAAGAAAGAAACAGTAGCAACAAAACCAAATGTTTTATTCATTGCCATTGATGATATGAATAATTGGGCAAGCGCTATGGGAGGTGTTGCTAAAACGCCAAATATGGAGAAATTGGCAAAAGCAGGAAAGTTATTTACCAATGCCTATTGCGTTGTGCCAGCTTGTAATCCATCAAGAGTGGCTATTATGACAGGGGTTAGACCAGAAACTTCAGGTCAATATACTAATCCTGGTAATTTTAGAGACTTACCGGGAAATGCTAACAGAATAACATTACCGCTCTATTTGCAACAAAATGGTTATGAGGCTATTGCTGCTGGAAAAATATTTCATAACGGTAGAGGAAAAGGAACTGAACCTGATCCTCAATCTGACCCTCAGTCTTGGAATTACCAATTTCCAAATGATGTTGGAACCAAAGGACATCAATTGTATTTAGATAAAAATAACCAAGCCAAATGGTTAGAAGGAGCGATGTATATAGAGGGCATGGATAGTAGGAAACCAGAGTACTTGAGTAAATTTGGAGTTTGGGGAGTAACTCCTGAGAAAAAAGAAGAAACGGCAGATTGGAAAAATGCGGAATTTGCTTCTAATTATTTAGGAGAAAAACACGATAAGCCTTTCTTTTTAGCGGTAGGACTTTTTAGACCTCATTCACCTCAAATTGCTCCTCAAGAGTTTTTTGATATGTATCCTTTAGAAAGTATACAAGTTCCTGAACTACCCGAAAACGATATGGATGATATACCAGAAATTGCCAAAACTAATTTTTCGTCAAAATTTGTGGAATTAGTTAAGGAAAAAGGGCAATTACAAAAGGCAACCCAAGGCTATTTAGCCTCGATGAGTTTTGCAGATGCTTGTATCGGAAAGATTTTAGAAGGTGTCGAAAATGGCCCCAACAAAGACAATACCATCATTGTATTGTGGACCGATCATGGTTGGCAATTAGCCCAAAAAGAAAGATGGGAAAAGTTTAGTTTATGGAAACAGTCCACTAATTCTCCTTTGATTATTAAGTATCCTAACATGAAAAATCCAGGGGAATCTACCAATCAAGCTGTTTCATTATTGGATTTATTCCCTACAGTACTTGATTTAAGTGGAATTGAAAAACCTGATTTTTTAGAAGGAACTTCCTTAGTGCCTTTATTAACTGATGCAAATTATAAAAGAAAAGAACCTGCGATCACCACTTATGAAAAAGGAAACATCAGTGTTGAGAAAAATGATTGGAACTTTATACAATACAAAGATGGCTCGGAAGAGTTATACAATCATGCCACAGATCCAAAAGAGTTTAAAAATGTCATTAAGGTAAAAGAAAATCAGGCTATAATAAAAGAATTGAGAGCCTATGTCACTAAATTAAAAAACAAATAGAGGTAAATATTTGAAAAAGAGATTGCTTTACAGTTTTAAATTTCTAAAAATAGTGTTGTATTCAGAAGGATAATTTTCTAAAATGAAATGTTCAAAGATATAATTTCATTAAAAAAGAGGTATTAGTAATGAAACTGTAGTAAGCATAGAAAAGTTCCAAAATATTTCGTTGCTATAAAACAGATCAATTTGCTTTTTAAGCATACAAATTTTATTTAATTGTATTTTGTATACAAAATACTTTATATTTGTTGTAAATCATTTAACTATGGAAATTCAACATCAAGACTTAAGTTACGAAATTTACAAAAGGCTAAAAATTAAAATATTAGCCAACGAATTTGAAGCCGGTTCAAAATTAAAACAAGAGCACATAGCCAAGTTATTTGGAGTAAGCAGAATGCCTTTACATAGAGCTTTTCAAATGCTAGAAAATGAGATGCTCATAGAGAGTGTTCCACGTCGAGGTTTTTATGTTACAAAAATTGATCCCAATCTATTGATTGACGCTTTTGAATGTCGTGAGGCACTAGAGGGTATTGCAGCCAGAAGAGCTGCGAAAACTATAAGTAAAGAGCAATTGAAATATTTGAAATCGTTATTTGCTAAATTTATTAATGTAACCGATATCAATGTAGCGGAATACTTGGAATCGGATCAGGAGTTCCATAATATGATTATGAAAATAAGTGGAAACCAAATTATAAACCGCCTTGAATTGTTAGGAAACAATACAATACGAACATTCAGAGGTGGATTAATAAGAATGCCACAAGAGACTTTATCGGAACATCTTGGCATAATTGAGGCCCTCGAAAAGGGCGATGGAGATTTAGCTGAAAAACTGA is part of the Flavobacterium nackdongense genome and encodes:
- a CDS encoding GntR family transcriptional regulator, whose translation is MEIQHQDLSYEIYKRLKIKILANEFEAGSKLKQEHIAKLFGVSRMPLHRAFQMLENEMLIESVPRRGFYVTKIDPNLLIDAFECREALEGIAARRAAKTISKEQLKYLKSLFAKFINVTDINVAEYLESDQEFHNMIMKISGNQIINRLELLGNNTIRTFRGGLIRMPQETLSEHLGIIEALEKGDGDLAEKLTREHSRKSMEVFRKKNLK
- a CDS encoding sulfatase, whose protein sequence is MKSIQLKSLGFLFLIVSQYGHSQSKKETVATKPNVLFIAIDDMNNWASAMGGVAKTPNMEKLAKAGKLFTNAYCVVPACNPSRVAIMTGVRPETSGQYTNPGNFRDLPGNANRITLPLYLQQNGYEAIAAGKIFHNGRGKGTEPDPQSDPQSWNYQFPNDVGTKGHQLYLDKNNQAKWLEGAMYIEGMDSRKPEYLSKFGVWGVTPEKKEETADWKNAEFASNYLGEKHDKPFFLAVGLFRPHSPQIAPQEFFDMYPLESIQVPELPENDMDDIPEIAKTNFSSKFVELVKEKGQLQKATQGYLASMSFADACIGKILEGVENGPNKDNTIIVLWTDHGWQLAQKERWEKFSLWKQSTNSPLIIKYPNMKNPGESTNQAVSLLDLFPTVLDLSGIEKPDFLEGTSLVPLLTDANYKRKEPAITTYEKGNISVEKNDWNFIQYKDGSEELYNHATDPKEFKNVIKVKENQAIIKELRAYVTKLKNK
- a CDS encoding arylsulfatase, translating into MKRKSCMSTIKFVWLLLFVMMIQNTFCQNIKDNTKKPNIILIMVDDMGWSDIGAYGGEIPTPNIDALATNGIKFNQFYNNARCCPTRASLLTGLYAHQAGIGMMTETSNSEFNWGTPGYQGYLNKNNVTIAEVLKQQGYQTFMAGKWHLGMYGKEKWPLQRGFDRYYGTLEGASSYFKPQGQRGITIDNNEVITINQPNYYTTDVYTEKAIDYIKESSKNPFFLYLAYNAPHWPLQAKEKDIEKFKNYYLKGWDEIRKERLKKQLDMGLIDASWGLSARDNRVRIWEKLTQEEKEKVAYRMAVYAAQVYSVDENIGKLTSYLKSAGKLQNTIIFFLSDNGACAEAYDELGSREDRFINDPNYSGAVSYGIGWANASNTPFYEYKVKSYEGGISTPLIVSYPKFTKNNGKIVKTVGTIRDIMPTIIELTGAKYPETFHNGEVIYKLEGQSLVPTIIKGKQTNQDYLFWEHSDFGAVRHGDWKLVYDNIKKTKALFNLATDRTETTNLIESNAELAKKLDEKWQQWANTHFVYPKKIKK